In one Parageobacillus genomosp. 1 genomic region, the following are encoded:
- a CDS encoding dihydroorotate dehydrogenase electron transfer subunit — MMKREPMTIVRHKPIAKNIYELTLSGRLVEEMNAPGQFVHVKVTPQTDPLLRRPLSLCRIDQDARECTLIYRKEGIGTTLLSEKRPGETVDVLGPLGNGFPLDAVAKGQRALLVGGGIGVPPLYELAKWLVKKEVTVTSVLGFQTKEVVFYEREFAEFGETYIATVDGSYGTKGFVTDVINERAISFDVLYACGPKPMLKALEQAFPHKEVYLSLEERMGCGIGACFACVCHVPGSETAYKKVCSDGPVFKAGEVVL, encoded by the coding sequence ATGATGAAGCGGGAACCAATGACGATCGTTCGCCACAAACCGATTGCGAAAAACATTTATGAACTAACGTTAAGCGGCCGTTTAGTTGAAGAAATGAATGCACCGGGGCAATTTGTCCATGTGAAAGTGACTCCGCAAACGGATCCGCTTTTGCGCCGTCCGCTTAGCCTTTGCCGCATCGATCAAGACGCGAGGGAATGTACACTTATTTACCGGAAAGAAGGAATTGGCACGACATTGCTTTCGGAAAAACGGCCAGGGGAAACGGTCGATGTGCTCGGCCCGCTCGGAAACGGATTTCCGCTTGACGCTGTTGCGAAAGGACAGCGTGCGCTTCTTGTCGGCGGGGGCATCGGTGTCCCGCCGCTTTATGAACTAGCAAAGTGGCTTGTGAAAAAAGAAGTGACGGTGACAAGCGTGCTCGGCTTTCAAACGAAAGAGGTCGTCTTTTATGAACGGGAGTTTGCCGAGTTCGGGGAAACGTATATCGCTACTGTCGATGGCTCTTACGGAACGAAAGGATTTGTCACCGATGTCATCAATGAACGGGCGATTTCGTTTGACGTCTTGTACGCGTGCGGCCCGAAACCGATGTTAAAAGCGCTGGAACAAGCGTTTCCGCACAAAGAAGTATATCTTTCGCTGGAAGAGCGGATGGGCTGCGGCATCGGCGCCTGTTTTGCCTGCGTCTGTCACGTCCCTGGCAGCGAAACAGCGTATAAGAAAGTATGCAGTGACGGTCCTGTGTTTAAAGCCGGGGAGGTGGTATTATGA
- a CDS encoding dihydroorotate dehydrogenase, giving the protein MNRLAVELPGLSLKNPIMPASGCFGFGREYARFYDLSVLGAIMIKATTREPRFGNPTPRVAETPSGMLNAIGLQNPGLEKVMEEELPWLAQFDVPIIANIAGSTMEEYVEVAKHISKAPNVHALELNISCPNVKKGGIAFGTVPEIAAELTKLVKEVSEVPVYVKLSPNVTNIVEMAKAIEAAGADGLTMINTLLGMRIDVKTAKPILANRTGGLSGPAIKPIAIRMIYEVSQAVSIPIIGMGGIQTAEDVIEFFYAGASAVAIGTANFIDPFVCPNIIAELPALLDELGIGHISECTGRSWKKGGPSVYCGA; this is encoded by the coding sequence ATGAACCGCTTAGCGGTCGAATTGCCGGGACTTTCATTGAAAAATCCGATTATGCCGGCGTCAGGCTGCTTCGGTTTTGGTCGTGAATACGCGCGCTTTTACGATTTAAGCGTGCTTGGCGCAATAATGATTAAAGCGACGACGAGGGAGCCGCGCTTTGGCAACCCGACGCCAAGAGTCGCGGAGACGCCAAGCGGGATGCTGAATGCGATCGGCTTGCAAAATCCTGGCTTAGAAAAAGTAATGGAAGAAGAGCTGCCATGGCTTGCCCAATTTGACGTACCGATTATTGCCAACATTGCCGGCTCGACGATGGAGGAATATGTCGAAGTTGCCAAACATATTTCCAAAGCGCCAAATGTTCATGCGCTTGAACTGAACATTTCATGTCCAAACGTCAAAAAAGGCGGGATTGCGTTTGGTACTGTTCCTGAGATTGCCGCGGAATTGACGAAACTCGTGAAAGAAGTTTCCGAAGTACCTGTCTATGTCAAGCTCTCGCCAAATGTGACGAACATTGTCGAAATGGCGAAAGCGATTGAAGCGGCGGGCGCAGACGGACTAACGATGATTAATACGCTTCTTGGCATGCGCATCGATGTGAAAACCGCCAAGCCGATTTTGGCGAACCGAACCGGAGGTTTATCGGGACCGGCGATTAAGCCGATTGCGATCCGCATGATTTATGAAGTCAGCCAAGCCGTTTCGATTCCGATTATCGGCATGGGCGGCATTCAAACAGCCGAAGATGTGATTGAGTTTTTCTACGCCGGCGCCAGCGCCGTCGCAATTGGAACGGCGAATTTTATCGACCCGTTCGTCTGCCCGAACATTATTGCTGAACTGCCGGCACTTTTGGATGAGCTTGGCATCGGCCATATTTCCGAATGCACGGGAAGGAGCTGGAAAAAAGGTGGACCATCCGTTTATTGTGGCGCTTGA